The Coffea eugenioides isolate CCC68of chromosome 8, Ceug_1.0, whole genome shotgun sequence genome has a segment encoding these proteins:
- the LOC113779554 gene encoding ran-binding protein 1 homolog b-like, protein MASKTEDPTSLTVAAQKKELEEEESATAGAPGTGDEDTGAQVAPIIKLQEVAVTTGEENEDVLLDLKAKLYRFDREGNQWKERGVGTVKLLKHKETGKVRLVMRQSKTLKICANHLVLPSISLQEHHGNDKSCVWHAADFADGELKEETFAIRFASVGDCKAFKEKITEVAESVDNKAGESEEATTTADLLEKLSVSSKDQGEKHEGKVASAALEKKDADEKLENPADDYVLV, encoded by the exons ATGGCGAGCAAAACGGAAGACCCGACCAGTCTGACGGTGGCAGCCCAGAAGAAGGAATTAGAAGAGGAGGAATCTGCGACAGCCGGAGCACCCGGAACAGGAGATGAGGACACCGGAGCCCAGGTGGCCCCCATTATCAAACTCCAAGAAGTCGCCGTTACTACCGGCGAAGAAAATGAGGACGTCCTCCTTGATCT GAAGGCGAAGTTGTATAGATTTGATAGGGAAGGGAACCAGTGGAAAGAGAGAGGTGTGGGAACTGTGAAGCTTCTCAAGCACAAGGAGACTGGAAAAGTTAGGCTTGTCATGAGGCAGTCCAAGACTCTCAAGATATGCGCTAATCATCTTG TGCTCCCTTCAATCTCTCTTCAAGAGCATCATGGAAATGACAAGTCATGTGTGTGGCATGCGGCTGATTTTGCTGATGGGGAGTTAAAAGAGGAGACTTTTGCTATTCGGTTTGCATCTGTCGGTG ATTGCAAAGCTTTCAAAGAGAAGATCACCGAGGTTGCTGAGTCTGTAGATAATAAAGCTGGAGAAAGTGAAGAAGCCACGACAACTGCTGACCTTCTTGAAAAGTTGAGTGTTTCAAGCAAAGATCAAGGGGAGAAACATGAGGGAAAAGTGGCATCTGCTGCTTTGGAAAAGAAAGATGCAGATGAAAAGCTAGAAAATCCAGCAGATGATTATGTTCTGGTCTGA
- the LOC113780811 gene encoding uncharacterized protein LOC113780811, which yields MGAARLFKPAHFRGDRDCSWASLPVSASTSIRLSSISWRKPPRDAVKLNTDASVVASCATGEGLLRTFEGKLVFAFYKEFGDVDVLMAEALVLVAGLQCCRYRNFKQILVEADSCSLVCLVNSDKVAKWPPCQVVRHVRVLLQDLNSTLSPVFRETNSAADALATA from the coding sequence ATGGGTGCCGCTAGGCTATTTAAGCCGGCTCACTTCAGAGGAGACCGAGATTGCTCTTGGGCTTCGTTGCCGGTTAGTGCCTCGACTAGCATTCGGTTATCATCAATCTCTTGGAGGAAGCCTCCACGTGATGCGGTCAAACTAAATACGGATGCAAGTGTAGTTGCCTCTTGTGCAACGGGAGAAGGATTGCTACGGACCTTTGAGGGTAAGCTGGTTTTTGCTTTCTACAAAGAGTTTGGCGATGTAGATGTCTTGATGGCTGAGGCACTCGTCTTGGTTGCTGGCTTACAATGTTGCCGCTACAGAAACTTCAAGCAGATTTTGGTGGAAGCTGACTCCTGTTCGTTGGTTTGCCTTGTCAATTCTGACAAGGTTGCTAAATGGCCTCCTTGTCAGGTTGTGCGGCACGTTCGCGTTCTTCTCCAGGATCTGAACTCTACATTGTCACCCGTTTTCCGTGAAACCAACTCCGCGGCTGATGCCTTAGCTACTGCGTAA
- the LOC113779527 gene encoding protein phosphatase 2C 16-like isoform X2 produces the protein MEEMCVEVAVPFRIGNFVGEIPTEESCVDVVGTRLMDDRTSSFSDSEAKSMADSVSGGDEDCNFGDSGSEVSVAMSSLPEGNTSREASLLDMTSEIESNWLASDSVVRESEEDDSLSLEGDCSLSVISDSSSICADEIFPYDATSEIGTSNFIEVERSICNVELDVKAGDTTQSNVGEIVHDSLAITVGLEEEIAEGSTSKSSTVVVELPSKRGLSVTVGRSVFEIDYVPLWGVNSVCGRRPEMEDAFTTVPRFLKIPLQMLVGDRVLDGMTNCLSHLTTHFFGVYDGHGGSQVANYCHDHMHSVLVEELEAIMARPSDGSNKETCQEQWKRAFTNCFLKVDAEVGGKSGLEPVASETVGSTAVVALVCSSHIIVANCGDSRAVLCRGKEPMALSIDHKPNREDEYARIEAAGGKVIQWNGHRVFGVLAMSRSIGMCLNVSMFHTCVRRPCHV, from the exons ATGGAGGAGATGTGTGTGGAAGTTGCAGTGCCATTTAGAATAGGTAATTTTGTCGGTGAAATACCAACTGAGGAAAGTTGTGTTGATGTCGTTGGGACAAGGTTGATGGATGATAGAACGAGCTCGTTTTCAGATTCTGAGGCTAAAAGTATGGCAGATTCAGTTTCTGGTGGGGATGAGGATTGCAATTTTGGTGATTCAGGGAGTGAAGTCAGTGTTGCCATGTCTTCTTTGCCTGAAGGGAATACAAGTAGGGAAGCTTCCTTACTTGATATGACTTCTGAAATTGAAAGCAACTGGCTTGCTAGTGATTCTGTTGTCCGTGAGAGTGAGGAGGATGATTCTTTGTCACTGGAAGGTGATTGTTCTCTGTCTGTGATTAGTGATTCTAGCAGCATATGTGCTGATGAAATTTTCCCATATGATGCAACATCTGAGATAGGGACTTCGAATTTTATTGAAGTTGAGAGGAGTATATGCAATGTTGAACTTGATGTTAAGGCTGGAGATACGACGCAGTCAAATGTTGGTGAGATTGTGCATGATTCTCTAGCTATCACTGTTGGCCTTGAGGAAGAGATTGCTGAAGGGTCAACCTCAAAATCATCTACAGTTGTTGTTGAACTCCCTTCCAAAAGAGGGTTAAGTGTAACAGTTGGCCGCAGCGTTTTTGAGATTGACTACGTGCCCCTCTGGGGAGTTAATTCAGTTTGTGGTAGGAGACCAGAAATGGAAGATGCCTTTACAACTGTGCCTAGGTTCCTGAAAATTCCGCTTCAAATGCTCGTTGGGGATCGTGTTCTTGATGGAATGACCAACTGTCTAAGTCATCTGACGACTCACTTCTTTGGAGTCTATGATGGCCATGGAGGCTCTCAG GTAGCAAATTATTGCCATGATCATATGCATTCTGTTTTGGTTGAGGAGTTGGAAGCTATTATGGCCAGACCAAGTGATGGAAGTAATAAGGAAACCTGCCAAGAGCAGTGGAAAAGAGCATTTACCAATTGTTTTCTCAAGGTTGATGCTGAGGTTGGAGGGAAAAGTGGTCTTGAACCTGTTGCTTCAGAAACTGTTGGCTCTACTGCTGTTGTTGCCCTTGTTTGTTCGTCTCACATCATAGTTGCAAATTGCGGTGATTCCAGGGCAGTACTTTGCCGTGGGAAAGAACCTATGGCATTATCCATTGAtcataaa CCAAATCGAGAAGACGAATATGCAAGGATTGAAGCTGCTGGAGGCAAGGTTATACAGTGGAATGGGCATCGCGTGTTCGGTGTCCTTGCCATGTCTAGATCTATTGGTATGTGTCTAAATGTCTCTATGTTTCACACGTGTGTTCGGCGTCCTTGCCATGTCTAG
- the LOC113779527 gene encoding protein phosphatase 2C 53-like isoform X1, with amino-acid sequence MEEMCVEVAVPFRIGNFVGEIPTEESCVDVVGTRLMDDRTSSFSDSEAKSMADSVSGGDEDCNFGDSGSEVSVAMSSLPEGNTSREASLLDMTSEIESNWLASDSVVRESEEDDSLSLEGDCSLSVISDSSSICADEIFPYDATSEIGTSNFIEVERSICNVELDVKAGDTTQSNVGEIVHDSLAITVGLEEEIAEGSTSKSSTVVVELPSKRGLSVTVGRSVFEIDYVPLWGVNSVCGRRPEMEDAFTTVPRFLKIPLQMLVGDRVLDGMTNCLSHLTTHFFGVYDGHGGSQVANYCHDHMHSVLVEELEAIMARPSDGSNKETCQEQWKRAFTNCFLKVDAEVGGKSGLEPVASETVGSTAVVALVCSSHIIVANCGDSRAVLCRGKEPMALSIDHKPNREDEYARIEAAGGKVIQWNGHRVFGVLAMSRSIGDRYLKPWIIPDPEVMFIPRTKDDECLILASDGLWDVMTNEEVCDTARKRILVWHKKNGVTLPLGRGEGIDPAAQAAAEWLSNRAIQKGSKDNITVIVVDLKAQRKFKSKS; translated from the exons ATGGAGGAGATGTGTGTGGAAGTTGCAGTGCCATTTAGAATAGGTAATTTTGTCGGTGAAATACCAACTGAGGAAAGTTGTGTTGATGTCGTTGGGACAAGGTTGATGGATGATAGAACGAGCTCGTTTTCAGATTCTGAGGCTAAAAGTATGGCAGATTCAGTTTCTGGTGGGGATGAGGATTGCAATTTTGGTGATTCAGGGAGTGAAGTCAGTGTTGCCATGTCTTCTTTGCCTGAAGGGAATACAAGTAGGGAAGCTTCCTTACTTGATATGACTTCTGAAATTGAAAGCAACTGGCTTGCTAGTGATTCTGTTGTCCGTGAGAGTGAGGAGGATGATTCTTTGTCACTGGAAGGTGATTGTTCTCTGTCTGTGATTAGTGATTCTAGCAGCATATGTGCTGATGAAATTTTCCCATATGATGCAACATCTGAGATAGGGACTTCGAATTTTATTGAAGTTGAGAGGAGTATATGCAATGTTGAACTTGATGTTAAGGCTGGAGATACGACGCAGTCAAATGTTGGTGAGATTGTGCATGATTCTCTAGCTATCACTGTTGGCCTTGAGGAAGAGATTGCTGAAGGGTCAACCTCAAAATCATCTACAGTTGTTGTTGAACTCCCTTCCAAAAGAGGGTTAAGTGTAACAGTTGGCCGCAGCGTTTTTGAGATTGACTACGTGCCCCTCTGGGGAGTTAATTCAGTTTGTGGTAGGAGACCAGAAATGGAAGATGCCTTTACAACTGTGCCTAGGTTCCTGAAAATTCCGCTTCAAATGCTCGTTGGGGATCGTGTTCTTGATGGAATGACCAACTGTCTAAGTCATCTGACGACTCACTTCTTTGGAGTCTATGATGGCCATGGAGGCTCTCAG GTAGCAAATTATTGCCATGATCATATGCATTCTGTTTTGGTTGAGGAGTTGGAAGCTATTATGGCCAGACCAAGTGATGGAAGTAATAAGGAAACCTGCCAAGAGCAGTGGAAAAGAGCATTTACCAATTGTTTTCTCAAGGTTGATGCTGAGGTTGGAGGGAAAAGTGGTCTTGAACCTGTTGCTTCAGAAACTGTTGGCTCTACTGCTGTTGTTGCCCTTGTTTGTTCGTCTCACATCATAGTTGCAAATTGCGGTGATTCCAGGGCAGTACTTTGCCGTGGGAAAGAACCTATGGCATTATCCATTGAtcataaa CCAAATCGAGAAGACGAATATGCAAGGATTGAAGCTGCTGGAGGCAAGGTTATACAGTGGAATGGGCATCGCGTGTTCGGTGTCCTTGCCATGTCTAGATCTATTG GAGATAGGTATTTAAAACCCTGGATAATACCAGATCCAGAAGTGATGTTTATTCCTCGAACGAAGGATGATGAGTGCCTCATTTTGGCCAGTGATGGATTATGGGATGTTATGACAAATGAAGAGGTCTGTGACACGGCCCGTAAACGGATACTTGTCTGGCATAAAAAGAACGGTGTCACACTTCCCCTGGGGAGAGGTGAAGGCATAGACCCAGCAGCTCAAGCGGCAGCTGAGTGGCTCTCAAACCGTGCTATTCAGAAGGGAAGCAAGGACAACATAACCGTAATTGTGGTGGACCTGAAAGCCCAGAGAAAATTTAAGAGCAAGTCCTAA